A portion of the Saccharomyces paradoxus chromosome XV, complete sequence genome contains these proteins:
- the GCD1 gene encoding translation initiation factor eIF2B subunit gamma (Gamma subunit of the translation initiation factor eIF2B~similar to YOR260W) produces MSIQAFIFCGKGSNLAPFTQPDFPFQTQNKDSTAATNGDKLNELVNSTLDSTVINEFMQYSTRLPKALLPIGNRPMIEYVLDWCDQGDFKEINVVAPVDEIELIESGLTSFLSLRKQQFELIFKALSNSNHSHHLQDPKKINFIPSKANSTGESLQKELLPRINGDFVILPCDFVTDIPPQILVDQFRNRDDNNLAMTIYYKNSLDSSIDKKQQQKQKQQQFFTVYSENEDSERQPILLDVYSQRDVTKTKYLQIRSHLLWNYPNLTVSTKLLNSFIYFCSFELCQLLKLGPQSMSRQASFKDPFAGNQQQQNPPTTDDDEDRNNDDDDDYKPPVASIQPTYFKKKNDLILDPINCNKSLSKVFRDLSRRSWQHSKPREPIGIFILPNETLFIRANNLNAYMDANRFVLKIKSQTMFTKNIQIQSAAIGADAIVDPKCQISAHSNVKMSVVGTQANIGSRCRIAGSLLFPGVHLGDEVILENCIIGPMAKIGSKCKLSNCYIEGHYVVEPKNNFKGETLANVYLDEDEEDELIYDDSVIAGASEIAEETDSDERSDEDSDDSEYTDEYEYEDDGLFER; encoded by the coding sequence ATGTCAATCCAAGCTTTTATCTTCTGCGGTAAAGGTTCTAATCTGGCTCCCTTCACCCAGCCAGATTTTCCATTCCAAACGCAGAACAAAGACAGTACAGCTGCCACAAACGGTGACAAACTTAATGAATTAGTTAATAGCACCCTAGATTCAACTGTAATAAACGAGTTCATGCAATATTCAACGCGCTTGCCCAAGGCTCTTTTGCCCATCGGTAATAGACCCATGATTGAATACGTCTTGGATTGGTGTGACCAAGGGGATTTCAAAGAGATCAATGTGGTCGCACCCGTTGACGAAATCGAATTAATTGAAAGTGGACTGACTTCGTTTCTGTCCCTAAGAAAGCAACAGTTTGAGTTAATTTTCAAGGCTTTATCGAATTCCAACCACAGCCATCACTTGCAAGATCCTAAGaaaatcaatttcatccCTTCGAAAGCAAATTCTACAGGTGAGTCCTTGCAAAAAGAGCTTTTGCCTAGAATCAATGGCGATTTTGTAATCTTGCCCTGTGATTTTGTCACAGATATACCTCCACAAATCTTGGTCGATCAATTTAGGAATAGGGATGATAACAATCTAGCAATGACCATCTACTATAAGAACTCTTTGGATAGTAGTATCGATAAAAAACAACAGCAGAAGCAGAAGCAACAGCAATTTTTCACTGTATATTCAGAAAACGAGGACTCAGAGAGACAGCCAATATTGTTGGACGTCTACTCTCAAAGAGACGTCACAAAGACTAAATATCTACAGATCAGATCTCATTTGTTGTGGAACTATCCAAATTTAACCGTATCTACTAAGTTACTGAACTCATTCAtctatttttgttcttttgaacTTTGCCAATTGCTAAAATTAGGGCCGCAATCAATGTCAAGACAAGCTTCGTTTAAGGATCCGTTTGCTGGAaaccaacaacaacaaaatccTCCTACCActgatgacgatgaagatcgtaataatgatgatgacgacgacTACAAACCTCCGGTTGCATCTATCCAACCCACGtacttcaagaaaaagaacgatCTGATCTTGGACCCAATAAACTGTAATAAATCACTAAGTAAAGTTTTTAGAGATTTATCTCGTCGTTCATGGCAACATTCCAAACCGAGGGAACCAATAGGTATCTTTATTCTACCAAACGAAACCTTGTTCATCAGAGCCAATAACTTAAATGCTTACATGGACGCTAATAGATTTGTACTAAAGATAAAATCACAAACGATGTTCACgaaaaatatacaaattCAATCCGCCGCTATTGGTGCTGATGCTATAGTAGATCCCAAATGCCAGATCTCAGCTCATAGTAACGTCAAGATGTCTGTTGTGGGTACTCAGGCCAATATCGGTTCCAGGTGTCGTATTGCCGGGTCTCTCTTGTTTCCTGGAGTCCATCTTGGTGACGAAGTAATTCTGGAAAATTGTATTATTGGACCCATGGCAAAAATCGGTTCTAAGTGTAAACTCAGCAATTGTTATATTGAAGGCCATTATGTCGTGGAGCCTAAAAATAACTTTAAAGGTGAAACACTCGCCAACGTTTATCtggatgaagatgaggagGACGAGTTAATATATGATGATAGTGTTATTGCTGGCGCAAGTGAAATCGCAGAAGAAACTGACAGCGATGAGAGAAGCGATGAAGATTCCGATGATAGTGAATATACCGATGAATACGAATATGAAGACGATGGGTTATTTGAACGTTAA
- the RPN8 gene encoding proteasome regulatory particle lid subunit RPN8 (Essential non-ATPase regulatory subunit of the 26S proteasome~similar to YOR261C) produces the protein MSLQHEKVTIAPLVLLSALDHYERTQTKENKRCVGVILGDANSSTIRVTNSFALPFEEDEKNPDVWFLDHNYIENMNEMCKKINAKEKLIGWYHSGPKLRASDLKINELFKKYTQNNPLLLIVDVKQKGVGLPTDAYVAVEQVKDDGTSTEKTFLHLPCTIEAEEAEEIGVEHLLRDVRDQAAGGLSIRLTNQLKSLKGLQSKLKDVVGYLDKVINKELPINHTILGKLQDVFNLLPNLGTPDEDEMNMEDHDRIKISNNLQKALTVKTNDELMIIYISNLVRSIIAFDDLIENKIQNKKIQEQRVKDKQSKVSEDTENGDKETTAPLIQQKNKKN, from the coding sequence ATGTCCTTACAACACGAGAAAGTTACAATTGCACCGCTGGTCTTACTATCTGCTTTAGACCATTATGAGCGTACACagacaaaagaaaacaaaagatgtGTTGGTGTCATCTTGGGTGATGCTAACAGTTCCACTATCAGAGTCACTAATTCCTTTGCCTTACCGTTCGAGGAAGATGAGAAAAACCCTGACGTATGGTTTTTAGATCATAattatattgaaaacatgAACGAAATgtgtaaaaaaatcaatgcCAAGGAAAAGTTAATTGGATGGTATCATAGTGGTCCTAAATTAAGGGCCTCTGACCTCAAGATCAACGAactgttcaaaaaatatactcaAAATAATCCGCTATTATTAATTGTTGATGTCAAACAAAAAGGTGTTGGTTTACCAACAGATGCATATGTCGCCGTTGAGCAAGTTAAGGATGATGGTACATCTACAGAAAAGACGTTTCTACATTTACCATGTACTATTGAGGCcgaagaagctgaagaaattgGCGTAGAACACTTATTGAGAGATGTTCGTGATCAAGCAGCAGGTGGTTTATCCATCAGATTGACCAACCAATTAAAATCCTTGAAAGGACTACAAAGCAAACTAAAGGATGTTGTCGGGTATTTAGACAAAGTCATTAACAAAGAGTTACCGATAAACCACACTATATTGGGCAAGTTACAAGATGTTTTTAATCTTTTACCAAACCTTGGAACACCCGATGAAGACGAAATGAATATGGAGGATCACGACAGAATTAAGATTTCAAACAACCTACAAAAGGCTTTAACTGTAAAGACTAACGACGAATTAATGATCATATATATAAGCAATTTGGTTAGGTCAATTATCGCGTTTGATGatttaattgaaaataaaatccagaataaaaaaattcaagaacaaagagTAAAGGACAAACAATCAAAGGTCTCTGAAGACACTGAGAATGGTGACAAAGAAACAACTGCACCATTGATCcaacaaaagaataagaaaaattaa
- the DSE3 gene encoding Dse3p (Daughter cell-specific protein, may help establish daughter fate~similar to YOR264W) has protein sequence MPRKFLGNRIEKNVDAIRPSSLTLTPDDLKYIPPIPQDFEDEDDKVLCNGNSENRLSKRFGGTLILRKRLESVPELFLHDFKKKPGPQLDIIKEKKFTGIRAPKGVANSESNILRLRGRKKVEPVSIQRKSLRRPTLPKPAVMQPVQHKKHPNHIIDRVFVSRPAPIVMPVQGLTPIDPVPLVQKQTQDYHRKNKYGKSDSEILFDEILSAYENVSVKNSTALNSEIDRIIDICTSKQIAKKSEAFQVPYVVCPDDTETLFSSVTPKLKPVNSNALNDFISSPEYSTSGCSTYSDQWNSEEELPDVESTVWNTNKRSMRSSIMSESTNEEGYCTALETLPSTLSVEDLDIHNKLPKVTQTSPCNTLLNKLSLRKLKKITLDPPKIMHGVNFDDDSDYGGDKDEEDTALDILREKIDCIEIESCSSSMYSE, from the coding sequence ATGCCAAGAAAGTTTTTGGGTAATAGGATTGAAAAGAATGTCGATGCGATCAGGCCATCTTCTCTAACATTAACTCCTGATGACTTGAAATACATACCACCAATACCacaagattttgaagatgaagatgataaagtTTTATGTAACGGCAATAGTGAAAATAGATTGTCTAAAAGATTTGGTGGTACTTTGATATTAAGGAAACGGCTGGAATCCGTTCCAGAATTGTTTTTGCATGActtcaagaagaagccaGGCCCTCAACTTGACATTattaaagagaaaaaattcactGGAATACGAGCTCCCAAAGGAGTAGCTAATTCCGAAAGCAATATCTTACGATTACgaggaagaaagaaggtAGAACCAGTGtcaattcaaagaaaaagcctACGTAGGCCAACACTGCCAAAACCTGCAGTAATGCAACCTGTACAGCATAAGAAGCATCCCAATCATATTATTGACCGAGTGTTTGTTTCTCGACCGGCCCCAATTGTAATGCCTGTACAAGGCCTCACTCCAATCGATCCGGTCCCGCTAGTGCAAAAACAGACGCAAGATTAccatagaaaaaataaatatggTAAAAGCGATAGtgaaatattatttgatgaaatcCTTTCAGCCTACGAAAATGTTTCTGTGAAGAACTCCACTGCTTTAAATTCAGAAATTGACAGAATTATCGATATATGCACTTCGAAACAAATAgctaaaaaaagtgaagCATTTCAGGTACCGTATGTTGTATGCCCTGATGACACGGAGACTTTGTTTTCGTCAGTAACACCGAAATTGAAACCTGTCAATTCTAACGCATTAAATGATTTCATTTCCAGTCCGGAATACTCTACATCGGGATGCAGTACATACTCTGACCAATGGAATTCAGAAGAGGAGCTGCCCGACGTGGAGAGTACAGTATGGAACACGAATAAGAGGTCAATGAGATCATCCATTATGTCTGAAAGCACTAATGAAGAAGGCTACTGCACTGCTCTGGAAACTTTGCCCTCAACTTTATCTGTGGAAGACTTGGATATACATAATAAGCTACCAAAAGTTACACAAACATCACCGTGCAATACACTTTTGAATAAACTCTCTCtaagaaaattaaaaaaaataactctCGATCCACCTAAAATAATGCATGGTGTGAATTTCGACGACGATAGTGATTATGGCGGTGACAAGGATGAGGAAGATACGGCCTTGGATATTTTGCGAGAAAAAATCGACTGcattgaaattgaaagttGCAGTAGTAGCATGTACAGTGAATaa
- the GPN2 gene encoding GTPase GPN2 (GTPase with a role in biogenesis of RNA pol II and polIII~similar to YOR262W): MPFAQIVIGPPGSGKSTYCNGCSQFFNAIGRHSQVVNMDPANDALPYPCAVDIRDFITLEEIMQEQQLGPNGGLMYAVESLDKSIDLFILQIKSLVEEEKAYLVFDCPGQVELFTHHSSLFSIFKKMEKELDMRFCVVNLIDCFYMTSPSQYISILLLALRSMLMMDLPHINVFSKIDMLKSYGELPFRLDYYTEVQDLDYLEPYIEKEGSSVLGKKYSKLTETIKELVSDFNLVSFEVLSVDDKESMINLQGVIDKANGYIFGASEVGGDTVWAEASREGALLANYDIQDRWIDNKEKYDKEEEEKRAALLKEQELQNKAVDVNEEDEWENALKEWEEKQGTDFVR; this comes from the coding sequence ATGCCCTTTGCTCAAATTGTTATTGGCCCACCGGGTTCAGGAAAATCAACCTATTGCAACGGCTGTTCACAGTTTTTCAATGCCATTGGAAGACATTCTCAGGTAGTAAATATGGACCCTGCTAATGATGCGTTACCTTACCCATGTGCTGTGGATATTCGAGATTTTATAACTTTGGAGGAGATTATGCAAGAGCAACAGTTAGGCCCCAATGGTGGTTTGATGTATGCTGTTGAATCCTTGGATAAGTCCATTGACTTGTTCATATTACAAATCAAGTCGCttgtagaagaagaaaaggcaTATCTCGTATTTGACTGTCCCGGACAAGTGGAGTTATTTACTCATCACTCATCTTTATTCAGCATTTttaagaaaatggaaaaagaatTGGACATGAGATTCTGTGTAGTAAATTTGATAGACTGTTTTTACATGACTTCTCCTTCACAATACATCTCCATTTTGCTACTCGCATTAAGGTCTATGTTAATGATGGATCTACCCCACATTAACGTTTTTTCTAAGATAGATATGTTGAAATCCTACGGGGAATTACCCTTTAGATTAGATTATTATACAGAGGTTCAGGATCTAGATTATTTGGAGCCATATATCGAAAAGGAAGGCTCTAGTGTACTGGGAAAGAAATATAGCAAGTTAACTGAGACAATCAAAGAGCTTGTTTCAGATTTCAATCTGGTTTCATTTGAGGTCCTGTCTGTGgatgataaagaaagtATGATAAATCTTCAAGGTGTTATAGATAAAGCAAATGGCTACATATTCGGCGCATCTGAAGTTGGCGGTGATACAGTTTGGGCTGAGGCCTCTAGAGAAGGTGCATTACTAGCAAATTACGACATTCAGGACAGATGGATAGACAATAAAGAGAAGTACGataaagaggaagaagagaaacGCGCGGCGTTGctaaaagaacaagagtTGCAAAATAAAGCCGTTGATGTgaatgaagaggatgagTGGGAAAATGCGCTGAAGGAAtgggaagaaaaacagGGTACGGATTTCGTTAGATAG
- the RBL2 gene encoding Rbl2p (Protein involved in microtubule morphogenesis~similar to YOR265W) has protein sequence MAPTQLDIKVKALKRLTKEEGYYQQELKDQEAHVAKLKEDKSVDPYDLKKQEEVLDDTKRLLPTLYEKIRQFKEDLEQFLKTYQGTEDVGDAKSAITSAQELLASK, from the coding sequence ATGGCACCCACACAATTGGATATAAAAGTTAAGGCCTTGAAGAGGCTGACCAAAGAGGAAGGTTATTACCAACAAGAACTGAAAGATCAGGAAGCTCATGTGGCAAAActtaaagaagataaatCGGTTGATCCATATGATTTAAAGAAACAGGAGGAGGTCCTGGATGACACAAAAAGATTGCTACCTACTTTATATGAAAAGATCAGACAGTTTAAAGAGGATTTGGAGCAATTTCTAAAAACTTATCAAGGTACCGAAGATGTAGGAGATGCAAAATCTGCTATTACTTCTGCACAGGAATTACTGGCTTCTAAATAA